Within the Bradyrhizobium cosmicum genome, the region GGCAGGTCGACATTCCCTGGCTGGTCGCGCTCGACGTGTTCGCCAATCATGACCTGCCGCGCTATCTCGCCATCCTCGAGCGCTATTGTCCCGGCGCCGGCGAGCTGGGGCCGGACTGCAAGGGCGTGCTGTGGTCGATCGCCTTCAACCGCGACGCCGCGGGCTTTGTGAAGCCCGGCCCGCGCTACGCCGAGATGCGCGAGATCCGCGCCTGCGTCGCCGGCGGCGACCTTGCCCGCATCCCCGGCCTGATCCGCTCGATGCAGCGGCTCTGGCCGAAAACCTCCGGCCTCTATCGTCGCCGCGAGCTTGAAGCGCGGCTGTTCGAGAAGGGCCTGGCCGAGCACCATCCGGACCAGCATGAAAGACTCGAGCACGTCGCCCCGGCGCCGGATCCCGATGTCGTGGTGCAGGTGCAGGCGCGGCTGCGCGAGCTGGGCTATTACGACACGGGCGCCGTCGACGGCCAGCTGGTGCCGAAGGGGCGCACCGAGGCGGCGATCCTCAGCTTTCGGCATGAGCACGATCTGCCGTTGGTGCCCGGCATCGACGACGATCTGCTCGCCGCGCTGGCGCGGGCCGAGCCGCGGAAGGTCGCGGAGGTTCGCGCCAACGCCACGACGCAGGATCTGCGCGAGCAGGGCGTCGAGACCATCTCCATCACCGACCAGGTCAAGCGCTGGGCCGGCAGTCTGTTCGGCACGGGCGGCAGCCTGTCGCTCGCCGGTCTGCTGGCCTGGATCACCGACAAGGCGTCGGCGGTGTCGGGTGCAAAGGACGCGGTCGGCGGCCTCGGCATTCCGCCGCAGGCGATCGTCTGGCTGCTCGCGGCCGTGGTGGTGCTGGCGATCGTCGCCGGCCTCGGCGTGCTGATCTGGTCGGTCGCGCACAAGATCGAGGTCAAGCGCCTGGCCGACTACCGCTCGGGCAAGAACACATGAGCGGCGCGGTCATCGCTGCGATCGTGCAGCTGCTCGGCCTCGCCGGTGTCAAGCTGTCGCCGTTCAAAGCCGGCGCGCTTCTGGCCGGCGTGCTCGCGCTCGTCATCGGCATCGCGGCCGTCGCCGCGGGTTTCCACCTCTACAACGCAGGCTATGCGGCCGCGGACGGCGCCTGGCGCGAGAAGGCGCTCGACGCGCAGCTGGCGGCCGCGCGCAAGGATCTCCTCGAGGCCAACCGCGCCGCCGGCGATGCCGTGCTGCGGGCGAAGGCGATCGAGCAGCAGGCAGAGCAGGAAAGGGTGGGGACAGATGCCTATGTCGACCAATTGCGCAAGCAGAACGAGGCGCTCGCTGCGGCGGGCAAGCCGAACGTCTGTGGTCTTACTTGCGATGATCTGCGCGGGCTGCGCATCAAATCCGCTGCCTGCCCCGCTCCGGCGGGAGCTGCCGGCGGCGCCGGCGCAGATCTTCGCGCCCGTTGGCGATCCCAGCGCAAGCCTCAATAGCGACGCACGCGAGCGCCTGGCGCGCACGCGCGATGCGCTGAAGGAAGCCAACCAACGGATCGAGGCCGGGCACGCCTGGTACGACGGCGTGCGGCAGAGCTACGGCGGCGAGGCGAAATAACCGATGCAGGAATGGTCAATCATCCTGTCGGCGATGGGGCTCGCCGTCGTCATCCTGTCCAGCGTCATCGGCCTGGTGTGGAAGCTGTCGCGGATCGAGCTGGCGCTGCGCTCGGAGTTCGGCAAGGCGGTCTCGGACTTCCAGGACGAGCACACGCGCGAGATCGGCGAGATGAAAGCGGCGCACGCCAAGGAAACCGCCGAGCTGCACGCCAAGGTCTACCAGGTCGAGATCTGGGCGCGCGACGAGTTCGTCCGCAAGAACAGCTTCGAGATCGTGGTCGCGCGGATGGAGCGCGGCCTGTCCGAGCTGCGCGGCGACATCACCGGCCGGCTCGACAAGATGTCGGAAAAAATGGATCGCCAGAAATGAAAACCGAGCCGCAGATCCTGCGCCACGCGCTCGACCAGGTCGCATTCAGTGCGGCCAGCATCAAGGTCCTGGTCGCGCTCGCGATCGGCATTGCGCTGATCGCGCTGTTCGGCGCCATCGCCGAGGCCCGGCGCCGGCCGACCTCCGCTGCGGCTTGGCTCGCCGGCGCCGCGATCGTGGCGGCGATCGTCGCAGCCGTCCTGGTCGGCAGCGTGACCGCGACCTACGCCTGACGGGTGTCTTGAGAGATCCGCGCCGGGCGGTTTCCCGGCATCACAAGCAGGAGAGCCAAGATGGCTTCTGTCGATAGCGCGTCCGATCAGCGGACCGTCAACAACACGATGCGGCATCAGTATCGCGTGCTGAGCGATGCCGAGAAAGCGAACATGAGCGCGATCAAGGACAAGGGGCTGGAGCTGCTCGAGCTGATCTCCGGCATGGGCAACAGCCGCGAGATTTCGATCGCCAAGACCAAGACCGAGGAAGCTGTCATGTGGGCGGTGAAGCACATCACTGCCTGAAGGGTGAGGGGACCTCGACGTCCCCTCGCTTCACGGTTTGCGAGAACCTCCAAAGACTGGCCCGGCGCGAGGTGCCCCTCGCGGCCGGGCTTTTTGCTGTCTTTCGGTCGAGGGAGCCTAACAGATCACCAGTTGGCGATGTCTTCGTCGCATTGCGCGTCATGGCGTCGGCGCTCGCTTTCCGACAGCGTCTTCCGATAGGCTCGCTCGGCGAGGATGGACCAGATGCAAAGCGCGGCGATCGGGCCGAGCACGGCAACGCTTATGCAGAGTTCAATCCAGGGGTTATGGAGGTCCATCCGGCCAATACTCGCTGTAGGTGCGATTGGATTATCGCTCACGCAAAGCGGAGGCGCACTAGAATCCAGTTTGGCGCGTGCGTCCAGCCATATCTGCTACCGGATCAGGCGATATCGCTTCACGGCCTTCTTCCGCTCGACGGCCGGCGCCGGCTTGCCGGCACTGAGCGCCTGCAGCATCCCGATCCGGGCCAGCATGGGATCGCCGTCGCGCTCGGCAACCAGCATCAGGGCCTCGGTGGCGGCCTGCCATTCCGGTCGCTTCTGCGTCGCC harbors:
- a CDS encoding DUF7681 family protein, producing the protein MASVDSASDQRTVNNTMRHQYRVLSDAEKANMSAIKDKGLELLELISGMGNSREISIAKTKTEEAVMWAVKHITA
- a CDS encoding peptidoglycan-binding protein, with the translated sequence MLDLHGISRASFDLVVAEEVTSQAVYERKYRHALEYPGEQSGPTGGIGYDFGTQTKPQIRADWADKVDAAMLSILLGASGKRGEAAAAYCRATRGQVDIPWLVALDVFANHDLPRYLAILERYCPGAGELGPDCKGVLWSIAFNRDAAGFVKPGPRYAEMREIRACVAGGDLARIPGLIRSMQRLWPKTSGLYRRRELEARLFEKGLAEHHPDQHERLEHVAPAPDPDVVVQVQARLRELGYYDTGAVDGQLVPKGRTEAAILSFRHEHDLPLVPGIDDDLLAALARAEPRKVAEVRANATTQDLREQGVETISITDQVKRWAGSLFGTGGSLSLAGLLAWITDKASAVSGAKDAVGGLGIPPQAIVWLLAAVVVLAIVAGLGVLIWSVAHKIEVKRLADYRSGKNT
- a CDS encoding protease IV gives rise to the protein MSGAVIAAIVQLLGLAGVKLSPFKAGALLAGVLALVIGIAAVAAGFHLYNAGYAAADGAWREKALDAQLAAARKDLLEANRAAGDAVLRAKAIEQQAEQERVGTDAYVDQLRKQNEALAAAGKPNVCGLTCDDLRGLRIKSAACPAPAGAAGGAGADLRARWRSQRKPQ